In Vitis riparia cultivar Riparia Gloire de Montpellier isolate 1030 chromosome 19, EGFV_Vit.rip_1.0, whole genome shotgun sequence, the following proteins share a genomic window:
- the LOC117908182 gene encoding uncharacterized protein LOC117908182, producing the protein MTEKENASMANSHSSHGPVQNLSDDSSSCYYLHSFDNPGALLVSEIFTGENYISWSQSMSIALIVKNKIAFVDGSLLQPITNDPHLRVAWLRANNLVLSWLMNSIAKEIRGSLLYFTNAFDIWEELKIRYLRSDGSRVFSLEKSLSSISQNSKSITEYFSEFKAL; encoded by the coding sequence ATGACTGAGAAAGAAAATGCTTCTATGGCTAACTCTCATTCATCACATGGACCTGTACAGAATCTTTCGGATGATTCATCCAGCTGCTATTACTTACATTCATTTGATAATCCTGGTGCACTTCTGGTTTCCGAGATATTCACTGGTGAGAATTATATTTCATGGAGTCAATCTATGTCAATTGCTCtaatagtgaaaaataaaattgcatttgTTGATGGTTCTCTGCTTCAACCGATCACTAATGATCCTCATCTTCGTGTTGCTTGGCTAAGAGCTAATAATCTTGTCCTGTCTTGGCTAATGAATTCAATTGCCAAAGAAATCCGTGGTAGTCTTCTCTATTTCACAAATGCTTTTGATATCTGGGAGGAGCTGAAAATCAGATATCTCAGAAGTGATGGATCAAGGGTTTTCTCCCTGGAAAAATCCTTAAGTTCCATTTCTCAAAATTCGAAATCTATCACTGAATATTTCAGTGAATTCAAGGCTTTATAG